CCAACCACGGCAATACATTCTTTTATGCCATCGATGCGTCGGGCTATCGCGCAGCCAACAGGGAGCGGCGCAAAGGGCTGCGCAGGGCTCGGTTTATGCCGTGCTTGACGGTTGGGGGGGCGGCAGACCGACACAAACAGCGGTCGCTAGCAAGCCAGGGCCAGAATGCGCGAATCGCGGCCCGCTGGACACCAGCCCTGGCGAGAGCCGGGCGAAGGATCAGCGAGGCACAGTGGCACGCAGGGTGGCACGGACAACTCGCTTGTCCGTGCGCCGCAGGCGCCAAGCGTTCGCTGCTCTCACGCCAGCAGCTTTTCGACGCTTTCCATCAGCCGGTCCATGGCGAACGGCTTGCGGATATAGTCGTCGACGCCCAGCATCTCGGCGTACGCCTTGTGACGGCTTCCCTCGTTGGCCGTGATCATGATCACGCGCATCGGGACGGGCCGTGTGCGGCGTAGCTTCTCCAAAACCAGAAACCCGCTGCGCTTCGGCATCATCATATCGAGGATCAACAAGTCCGGATCCTCGCGCTCGGCCATGGCCAGGCCCTGGTTGCCGTCGCGCGCGACGAGGATCTTGTACCCCCGCGCTTCGAGCGCCAGGCGGATTGATTCCACGATTTCGGCGTCGTCATCGACGATCAGAATCCGCTTGGCGGCTGTCTTATCCGCTTTGTCCGCTGGTTCGGTGGGCATATCGGTGTGCCTTGCGCAGGTCGCCTCAGGTTCGCGGTGCGGCGACCGTTGGAGGGAATGGTTTTTCGTGTCGAGTGGCGAGACCACCACAAGTATCCGAGATTCCGGCGCAATGCAAGCGCGCCGACTTAGCGCGCTAGCCTTTTGGTAAGGGCGCACAACGGTCGCTTTGTATGCGATTCATCAAAGGCGGCGGAACTTGCTGCCCGCGCGCCACCGGCCTAACATCGGGGCGATTGCCACGCGGCACCGAACTCTGGTCCGCCGTCGCTCGACCGCACCCCGCCGGAGCCCCCGCCATGCACGCACGCTCGCTCGTCTTGTTTGCGATCTTTGCCCTCGCCATGACGCCGCACACACTCGCTCGTGCCGCCGAGTCGGCAGGTTGGAAGGCGGGCGTCGCCAAAATTGTCATCACGCCCGAACGCCCCATGTGGATGAGCGGTTATTCCAGCCGCGACCATGCCGCCGAAGGAAAACTGCACGACCTGTGGGCCAAGGCCCTCGTACTCGAAGACGCCGCGGGCCAACGCGCGGTGCTCGTGACGCTCGACCTGGTGGGCATCGACCGCCTGTTGTCGCTGTCCGTGCGCGACGCTCTGGAAAAGAACTACGGCCTGACCAAGCGGCAAATCGCGATCAACTGCTCGCACACGCACACCGGTCCGGTCGTGAGCCACAACTTGCGCACGATGTACTCGCTCGACGAGCAGCAATCGCGCCTGGTCGACGAGTACACCGCCGCGCTCGAAAAGAAGATCATCGCCTTGGTGGGCGAAGCGATTCAGAACCTCGCACCTGCCGCGATTTCCTGGGGAGGCGGCGAAACCAGTTTTGCCGTCAATCGCCGCAATAATCCCGAACCGGACGTGCCCGCCCTAATCGCCGAGGGAAAACTCAAAGGTCCGGTCGATCACCAGGTGCCGGTTTTGGCCGTCAACGATGCGGGCGGAAAACTGAAGACGGTCGTTTTCGGCTACGCCTGCCACGCCACGGCCTTATCGTTCTACCAATGGACGGGCGACTGGCCCGGCTTCGCTATGATCGACCTGGAAAAAGAACATCTCGGCACGGTGGCCATGTTCTGGGCCGGCTGCGGCGCCGATCAGAATCCACTGCCCCGGCGTACGGTCGAGCTGGCCGAAAAGTATGGCCACGAAATGGCGACGGCCGTCGACCAGGTGCTGGCAGGCGAGATGACGCCGATCGCCGGCAAGCTTTCGGAAAGCTATGCCGAGATCGATCTATCGTTTGCCACCTTGCCCACGCGCGAAGAGTTGACCGCACAGGCCGCCTCGAATGACAAGTACCAGGCCGCCCGGGCCAAGATGCTGCTTGCGCAGATTGCCGCAGGAAAACCTCTGAGCCCAACGTATCCGTATCCTGTCCAGGTGTGGCGGCTGGGCAATGGACCGGTGTTTGTCACGCTGGGCGGCGAAGTCGTGGTCGATTACGCACTGCGTCTGGAACAGGAATACCCCAACGAGCGGATGTGGGTCGCCGGCTACACGAACGATGTGATGGCCTACATTCCCTCGCGGCGCGTGCTGACCGAAGGGGGCTACGAAGGCGCGGGCGCCATGGTCTATTACGGACTCCCCACGGCGTGGGCGCCCGACGTCGAGGAAAAGATCATCCGCGAAGTCCACCAGCAGATCGGCAAGCCCTGACGCGCGACCGCCGACACAGAATCGCGCCCGCCGGTCATTCCTTGGCGCGTTCCAGGTACTCGCCGGTGCGGGTGTCGATCTTGATGAACGAATCCTGCTCGACGAAGGCCGGGACCAGGATTTCGGCGCCCGTCTCCAGCTTGACCGGCTTGGTCAGGTTCGTGGCCGTATTGCCGCGCACGGCCGGCTCGGCGTATTCCACCTTCAGGACGACGTGGTTGGGGGGCGTGACGCTGATGGGGCTGTCATTGAACAACACCATGCGGCAGACCATCCCCTCCTTGATCCACTTCCAGGCATCGTCGACCTGATCGGCCGTGAGCTCGTACTGCTCGTAGGTGGTATTCTCCATGAACACGAAATTCTCGCCCTGGCGGTACAGGTACTGGGCGTCGATCTCCGTGACGTCGGCGGCTTCGAGCGAGTCGCCCCCTTTGTACGTCCGATCCAACATGGTGTTGCGGATCAGGTTCTTCATCCGGCACTTGTACAGGGCGTTCCCCTTGCCCGGCTTCACGAAGTTGCATTCGACCATGATGTAGGGATCGCCATCGATCTGGACCTTCAATCCCTTCTTGAAATCGCTGGTGGAGTAACTGGCCACGGGTGATGTCCTGCCTTGTCGCTTGGGGGTACGGGTTTATGCTACGATTGCCCGGCGGGAGAAAAGGCCCCGGCCGAGGGTTGGCTCATCAAAGGTAAACGACCATTTTAGCGATCCAGACCGATCCTGTCCGCCCCACCTTCCCCCCGGTCGAGCCGTGCTGGCGGCGCGAATTGCGGCAGGCGGTGCGCGATCCCGCGGAGCTCTGCCGACTGCTGGCGCTGCCGCAGGAGTTTGCCGAACGGGCCATTGCGGCAGCGGGCGGTTTCCCGCTCTTCGTGCCGCGCGGCTTCCTGGCCCGAATCCGTCCCGGCGACCCGATCGATCCCCTGCTGCGGCAAGTCCTCCCGGTCGCCGAAGAGTTCGCCACCGTCGCCGGCTACTCAGCCGACCCGGTCAATGATGCCGCCGCCAAGCGGTCGCCCGGGCTGTTGCAAAAATACGCGGGCCGGGCGCTATTGATCACGACCGGCACCTGCGCCGTCCATTGCCGCTACTGCTTCCGACGGCACTACCCGTACGCCGAGGCACCGAAGTCGCTTGCCGCCTGGGAGCCGGCGCTCGCCGAAATCGGGGCTGACACGTCACTGCACGAGGTGCTGCTCTCGGGCGGTGACCCGCTGGTGCTGGTCGACGATTTTCTTGCGCAGCTCGCCAGGCGCTTGGCCGGTATCGCACACCTGCGCCGCTTGCGGATCCACACGCGGCTGCCGGTTGTCATACCCGAGCGCGTGTGCGACGAGCTCCTCGGCTGGCTGACCGGTAGCCGGCTCACGCCGATCGTGGTCGTGCATGCCAACCACGCGGCCGAACTCGACGAAAGCGTGTCCCGTGCGCTTGGCCGATTGGTCGATGCGGGGATCGTCGTCTTGAATCAGGCCGTGCTCTTGCGTGGCGTCAACGATTCGGCCGACGCGCTATCGGCCCTCTGCGAGCGACTCGTCGACTTGCGCGTGATACCTTATTACCTGCATCAGCTCGATCCGGTGGCCGGGGCCGCGCACTTCGAGGTGCCGGAGCACGAGGGGCGGGCACTGATTGCCGAGTTAGCCGCGCGGCTGCCCGGCTATGCCGTGCCGCGTTATGTTCGCGAAGTACCGGGGGGTACGAGCAAGACAATGATTGCCTGAGAGCGCCACGGCCGAATTGTCGCGGTCGATCGCGCCGCGTTTGGCAACCGGAGGGGGAAATGAAAGTCTTGGTGGGGGTCGACGGGTCGGCGGGGGGCTTTGCCGCCGTGCGCCTGGCGGGACGCGTCATCGATCCGGCGCGCGATCAGATTGCGCTCTACTACACGCCGCCACAAATACACTCCCGCGATGCGGGGCCGGAAATCTGCGAGCGGGCAAGGACGGCCCTGGCCGAGGCGATTTTTGCCGAGGCACGCGCCGACCTTCCCGATGGCCTGGCGGACGGTGCCGAGACGATCTTGGGCACGCAAAATCCTCGCGAAGGACTATTGGCCGCGGCCGAAGAGTCGCGCGCCGGATTGATCGTTGTCGGCGCCCGCGGAGCTGGCCGCATTGAAAAGCTGGTACTCGGGAGCGTCTCGGGATCCTTGGTGCGCCAGGCACATGTTCCGGTGCTGGTGGTGCGTCCCTCCGAAGCCAGCCCCGCTCAGGCACCTTTACGCGTGCTGTTGGCGTTCGACGGTTCGCCCGACGGACACCGGGCGGTGCGTTTTGCGGCGAGCTTGCACTGGCCCACGGACACTTCCGTCGTCGCCGCTGGCGTGATCGAGTCGCTCTTGGCCGGCGCGGTGCCGACGTGGTTGGAAGAAAAAGCCCGCTCGGCCGATGCCGAGGCCATGGCGCAGGCCTGGGTGCGCGAACACGAGGCCGATCGCGAGCATAAGAATGAGGAGCTGCACCAGCTTTGCCAGGCGTTGCCTGGTGTCTTTGCCTCGGCAAAATGCCTGGTTGCCGAGGGGCATCCGGCGGAACAGATCTTGCGGCTCATCACCGCCGAGCGCATTAACATCGTCGTCGTGGGCGCTCATGGCATGGGAGCCGCCGAGCGGCTGTTGATCGGCAGCACCGCCGAAAAGGTGCTGTCGATGGCTCCCTGCTCGGTGCTGGTCGTGCGCTCCTAGTCGAAGTCGTATAGCGCGGGCAGACGGGTGGTGCGATGAGTTTTCTGCAGCGTGATACGGCTCCGCTCGACGCTGAACATACGCCCGCCGCCATTCACCGCCGTCTGCGCGCCGCGACCGAGCACAGCTACCTGCGCGATTTCGTTCTCGGCGCCATGGACGGCACGGTGACGACGTTTGCCGTCGTCGCCGGCGTGGCCGGCGCCGGCTTGCCCCGGGGCGTCGCCATCATCCTCGGCATGGCCAACCTGCTGGCCGATGGCTTCAGCATGGCCGCCGGAAACTACCTGAGCACCAAGACCGATCGCGAGCTGGTCGATCGCGCGCGCCGCATCGAAGAGATGCACGTCGACCAGGTGCCTGACGGAGAGCGCGAAGAAGTGCGGCAGATCTTCGCCGCCAAAGGTTTTGAAGGCCCCATCCTCGACGAGGTCGTCAACGTCATCACCACGGATCGGCGCCGCTGGGTCGATACGATGCTCACCGAGGAACTGGGGCTGCGGTTGGAATCTCCCAGCGCCCTGCGCGCGGCCGCCTCGACCTTCGCCGCGTTCGTGACTGTCGGACTGATCCCTTTGTTACCCTTTCTCCTGGGAATCTCCGGTGACGGGCGGATTGTATTCGCCGTAAGCGCCGCGGCCACGGCCGTGGCCTTCTTTGGCGTGGGAATCGCACGCGGACTGGTTTTACACCAATCGGTGGTCCGTGCCGGTTTCGAGACCCTGGGCATCGGCGGCGTTACGGCCGCCTTGAGTTATGCTGTAGGACTGGCGCTGCAAAGCCTCGGCGCGCCCTGAAGACCAGAGAACAGCATGGCACGCGTCGCCTGGCTTACCGATCTGCACTTGAATTTCCTGTCGGGCGACGCCGTCGACAAGTTTTTGGCGCGCGTCGCCGCCACGCGCGCCGATGCGTTCATCATCAGCGGTGATATTGCCGAATCGCAAAATGTCACAGAGTATCTGGAATGGATCGCCAGCCGGCTCGCCGGGCCCGTCTATTTCGTGCTGGGAAATCACGACTTCTACAACGGCTCGATCGCACAGGTTCGAGAAAAAGTTACCGAGCTCTGCCGGCATGAGCCGCAGCTCGTATGGCTGAACACGGCCGATCAGATCGAACTGTCGCCGCACGTGGGCCTGGTCGGGCACGACGGTTGGGCCGATGCGCGGCTGGGGGATTACGAGCGGTCGCTCGTCATGATGAACGACTATCGGCTGATCGCGGAGTTTGCCTCCATGAGCAAGGAGGCGCGCTGGCCGCTCTTGAAGGCCGAGGCCGACGCAGCGGCTGACCACATTCGTCGCGTGCTGCCGGCCGCGCTCGCAAAATTTCCGCGCGTCGTTCTGGCCACGCACGTGCCGCCGTTTCGCGACGCCTGCTGGCACGACGGCGAAATCTCGGACGACGAGTGGCTGCCGCATTTCACTTCGAAGGCCATGGGCGACGCACTGATCGAGATCATGCACAAACACCCGACCCGGGAGCTGACCGTGCTTTGCGGCCATACTCACGGCCGCGGTGAAGCACGCCCCGCCCCGAATATCCTCGTGTTGACCGGCGGCGCGGAGTACGGTTCGCCGGCGATCGAACGCGTTTTTGATTTCTCATAGCGATGGACAGCATTTCGAATGGAGAATCTCGACCCTCCCCTGACCCCTCCCTGACAGGGAGGGGAATCGTAGTCGAGCGAGTTCAATAAACCCTCTCCCTCCGGGAGAGGGTAGGGTGAGGGCGCCGGGGTGCGGCTGATGGCGATTTTTTCCGAGCTGCGCGAAGTCTGATCGTGATGACTGGCGACCGCGACAACTGGCGACCTACGGCGAGTTGGGAGATGCTGCGCCGTCGTGCGGCGCTACTAGCCCAGTTGCGCACATTCTTCGCGCGCCATGGTTTTCTCGAAGTGGAGACGCCGCTGTTGTCGGCCGACACGGTCGTCGATCGGCATCTCGACCCGTTTGGAGTTCCCATCTCGGGTCCGCCGGCAGCCACGAATCCGCAGTATTGGCTGCAAACCTCCCCCGAGTTCGCCATGAAGCGCCTGATGGCTGCGGGCGGCGAGGCGATTTATCAGGTGACGCGCGCCTTTCGCCGGGATGAGCAAGGCCAGCGGCACAACCCAGAATTCACGATCGTCGAATGGTATCGAGTCGGCGACTCGCTCGACGCCGGCATGCAGTTTCTTTCCGAGCTGTGCCAGGAAATGCTCGGCACGCCGCCGGCAGTGCAATTGACCTATCAAGCGGCGTTCCAACAGCACGTCGGCATCGATCCACACACGGCGACGAACGAAGAGATTGTAGAAGCCGCGCGGCACCACGGTGTCTCGGCGCCAGAAAGCCTGGGCACAGCCGATCGCGATGCCTGGCTCGACTTGCTCTTGGTCACGCTCATCGAACCGCATTTGGGCAAAGTGGCGCCGACGATCTTGCACGATTATCCGCCGTCGCAAGCGGCGCTGGCGATTGTGCGGCCCGGCCCGCCGCCGGTGGCCGAACGCTTCGAGCTATACGTGCGAGGGATCGAGCTGGCCAACGGCTATCACGAATTGCTCGATCCGCACGCGCTCGGCGCGCGAAATCGCGAAAACAACCGGGCGCGGGTCGCCGATGGAAAACGGCCCCTGCCCGAGGAGAGCCGCCTCTTGGCGGCCATGGAGACCGGTCTGCCAGCCTGTTGCGGCGTGGCGCTGGGCTTCGACCGGGTCGTGATGCTCGCCACGGGCGCGAGCTCGATCGACGAGGTGATTGCTTTCCCCTTCGATCGAGCGTGATGCTCGACCGCGCGCGCCCGACTATCGAAAAGATTTTCGCGCCGCCTACGCCCCTTTTTCGTAATGCGTCGTTAGTCTGTATCTCACAGGGGTCGGACTAGCCGCGGCGCGGCATTTGCAGCATCCGCGGGCTCAGCCAGCGCGTTCGGGATCTTTCTTGGCTGCGTGCAGGGGCAATGCACTTCGGGAGCACGAACATGTCCCCCCTTCTCCTGCCATTTGTCGCATCGCGCGCGCGTGTCGCCGCGACTGCCCCGATTTCGTCGGTACGAATCACCGCGCTTGCGGCGACCATTCTGGTCGCCGCGACGACGGCGCAGGCTCAGACCGTCATCCGCGTGGCCAGCGGTCTTGATAACCCGCTCTTCGCCACCTTCGCCCCCGGCGACACCAGCCGCGAGTTCATCGTCGAGCAGGGGAGCAATGGCACGGCCGACATCAAGATCCTGAATCTCGCCGACAATACGATCAATCCGACGCCATTTTTGACGCTCTCCGGCATCGCCACCGGCGGCGAGCAAGGGCTCTTGGGCCTGGCCTTCGATCCCAACTACGCCACCAACGGCCGCTTTTACGTCGACTACACGGCGCCGGGCGGGGCGTTCAACGCCGGCGTGACGCACATCACGCGCTACCAGGTTTCGTCGAACGCCAACGTTGCCAATGCGGCTAGCGCGACCGACGTGCTGACGATCGACCAGCCGCAGACGAATCACAATGGCGGCTGGATCGGCTTCAGCAATCGGCCCGGTGATTCAGGGAATCTGTACATCGCGATGGGCGACGGCGGCAACGCCAACGATCAAGGGACGGGTCACATCGAGCCGACGGGTAACGCCCAAGATACGAACTCGCTATTGGGCAAGATGCTGCGCATCAACGTCGACACGCCCGGCCCGGCGCAGCACCCGAACTACTCCATCCCGTCGAACAACCCCTTTGCCAATGGCGTCGGTGGCGCGCCCGAGGTGTTTCTGTACGGCCTCCGCAATCCCTTTCGCGATAGCTTCGACACGGCCACCGGCAACTTGATGATCGGCGACGTGGGCCAGGGCGCGCGGGAGGAGATCGACGTCCAGAAAGCAACCAATCCTGGCGGTGGTGAAAACTACAGTTGGCGTTTGCGCGAAGGAACGATCGCCACGCCCGGCGTCGGTGGGCCAGCTCCGCCGGGTGCGGTGAACCCGATCCTCGACTATCCGCACACCCCCACGGCACAAGAGCCGATCGGCGGGCAAGCCGTGATCGGCGGTTACATCTATCACGGCGCGGGCGTGCCGAGCCTCGACGGTAAGTACATTTTCGGCGATTTGCTGGGGCCGATCAGCAGCTCGAACCCCAACGACCTGGGCCGCATCTTCTCGCTCGACTACAACGGCACGACCGCGTCGAACTTCACAGACATCACCAGCCAGTTGTTCGCGGGAACATCCTTATCGCTTTCGAGCCCGCACTCTTTTGGCGTCGATGGCTTCGGCGAGATGTATATCGTCGACGGCAACGGCTCGTTGTATCGCATCGTGCAATCGGCGGCGGCAGGCGACGCCAATCACGACGCCATCGTCAACAGCCAGGACATCGCGCTCATCTCGGCGTCATGGCTGGCGACGGGCAGCAATCTGCCAGGCGATACGAATCACGACGGTATCGTCAATTCGCAGGACATCGCGCTGGTCTCGTCCAACTGGCTGGCCGTCTCGGGCGAAGGGGGTGCCGCCGCGGTGCCCGAGCCGACGGGGCTGGAGCTCGCACTCATCGCGCTCGTGGGTTGTGCTTTAACGGCATTTCAATGCCAAGGAAGGTTCTCGTAGCTTCCCCTGCCCCATTGTTGGTTTTCCCGGAGATGCGCTAGAATGGCACCCTTTGTGGCACGCCGTCGTAGCGTTCAAACCCCGTAGAAAACCGATTCATGGCAAAAGCTCCCGCGACCGCGATTACACCCACCCGCGGCGATGATTATCCCGAGTGGTATCAGCAGGTGGTCCGCGCCGCCGACCTGGCCGAGCAATCCCCCGTGCGCGGTTGCATGGTGATCAAACCCTGGGGCTATGCCCTGTGGGAGAACATGCAGCGCGTGCTCGATCGGATGTTCAAGGACATCGGGCACGTCAACGCCTACTTCCCGCTATTCATTCCGCTCAGCTACCTGGAAAAGGAAGCGGAACACGTCGAAGGCTTTGCCAAGGAATGCGCCGTCGTCACGCATCACCGGCTCGAGGCGGGGCCGGAAGGGGGCCTGGTTCCCACGGGCAAGCTGGAAGAACC
This DNA window, taken from Pirellulales bacterium, encodes the following:
- a CDS encoding universal stress protein, which codes for MKVLVGVDGSAGGFAAVRLAGRVIDPARDQIALYYTPPQIHSRDAGPEICERARTALAEAIFAEARADLPDGLADGAETILGTQNPREGLLAAAEESRAGLIVVGARGAGRIEKLVLGSVSGSLVRQAHVPVLVVRPSEASPAQAPLRVLLAFDGSPDGHRAVRFAASLHWPTDTSVVAAGVIESLLAGAVPTWLEEKARSADAEAMAQAWVREHEADREHKNEELHQLCQALPGVFASAKCLVAEGHPAEQILRLITAERINIVVVGAHGMGAAERLLIGSTAEKVLSMAPCSVLVVRS
- the epmB gene encoding EF-P beta-lysylation protein EpmB; this translates as MQTDPVRPTFPPVEPCWRRELRQAVRDPAELCRLLALPQEFAERAIAAAGGFPLFVPRGFLARIRPGDPIDPLLRQVLPVAEEFATVAGYSADPVNDAAAKRSPGLLQKYAGRALLITTGTCAVHCRYCFRRHYPYAEAPKSLAAWEPALAEIGADTSLHEVLLSGGDPLVLVDDFLAQLARRLAGIAHLRRLRIHTRLPVVIPERVCDELLGWLTGSRLTPIVVVHANHAAELDESVSRALGRLVDAGIVVLNQAVLLRGVNDSADALSALCERLVDLRVIPYYLHQLDPVAGAAHFEVPEHEGRALIAELAARLPGYAVPRYVREVPGGTSKTMIA
- the efp gene encoding elongation factor P; the encoded protein is MASYSTSDFKKGLKVQIDGDPYIMVECNFVKPGKGNALYKCRMKNLIRNTMLDRTYKGGDSLEAADVTEIDAQYLYRQGENFVFMENTTYEQYELTADQVDDAWKWIKEGMVCRMVLFNDSPISVTPPNHVVLKVEYAEPAVRGNTATNLTKPVKLETGAEILVPAFVEQDSFIKIDTRTGEYLERAKE
- a CDS encoding VIT1/CCC1 transporter family protein, with translation MSFLQRDTAPLDAEHTPAAIHRRLRAATEHSYLRDFVLGAMDGTVTTFAVVAGVAGAGLPRGVAIILGMANLLADGFSMAAGNYLSTKTDRELVDRARRIEEMHVDQVPDGEREEVRQIFAAKGFEGPILDEVVNVITTDRRRWVDTMLTEELGLRLESPSALRAAASTFAAFVTVGLIPLLPFLLGISGDGRIVFAVSAAATAVAFFGVGIARGLVLHQSVVRAGFETLGIGGVTAALSYAVGLALQSLGAP
- a CDS encoding PQQ-dependent sugar dehydrogenase; its protein translation is MSPLLLPFVASRARVAATAPISSVRITALAATILVAATTAQAQTVIRVASGLDNPLFATFAPGDTSREFIVEQGSNGTADIKILNLADNTINPTPFLTLSGIATGGEQGLLGLAFDPNYATNGRFYVDYTAPGGAFNAGVTHITRYQVSSNANVANAASATDVLTIDQPQTNHNGGWIGFSNRPGDSGNLYIAMGDGGNANDQGTGHIEPTGNAQDTNSLLGKMLRINVDTPGPAQHPNYSIPSNNPFANGVGGAPEVFLYGLRNPFRDSFDTATGNLMIGDVGQGAREEIDVQKATNPGGGENYSWRLREGTIATPGVGGPAPPGAVNPILDYPHTPTAQEPIGGQAVIGGYIYHGAGVPSLDGKYIFGDLLGPISSSNPNDLGRIFSLDYNGTTASNFTDITSQLFAGTSLSLSSPHSFGVDGFGEMYIVDGNGSLYRIVQSAAAGDANHDAIVNSQDIALISASWLATGSNLPGDTNHDGIVNSQDIALVSSNWLAVSGEGGAAAVPEPTGLELALIALVGCALTAFQCQGRFS
- the epmA gene encoding EF-P lysine aminoacylase EpmA translates to MTGDRDNWRPTASWEMLRRRAALLAQLRTFFARHGFLEVETPLLSADTVVDRHLDPFGVPISGPPAATNPQYWLQTSPEFAMKRLMAAGGEAIYQVTRAFRRDEQGQRHNPEFTIVEWYRVGDSLDAGMQFLSELCQEMLGTPPAVQLTYQAAFQQHVGIDPHTATNEEIVEAARHHGVSAPESLGTADRDAWLDLLLVTLIEPHLGKVAPTILHDYPPSQAALAIVRPGPPPVAERFELYVRGIELANGYHELLDPHALGARNRENNRARVADGKRPLPEESRLLAAMETGLPACCGVALGFDRVVMLATGASSIDEVIAFPFDRA
- a CDS encoding response regulator, which produces MPTEPADKADKTAAKRILIVDDDAEIVESIRLALEARGYKILVARDGNQGLAMAEREDPDLLILDMMMPKRSGFLVLEKLRRTRPVPMRVIMITANEGSRHKAYAEMLGVDDYIRKPFAMDRLMESVEKLLA
- a CDS encoding metallophosphoesterase; protein product: MARVAWLTDLHLNFLSGDAVDKFLARVAATRADAFIISGDIAESQNVTEYLEWIASRLAGPVYFVLGNHDFYNGSIAQVREKVTELCRHEPQLVWLNTADQIELSPHVGLVGHDGWADARLGDYERSLVMMNDYRLIAEFASMSKEARWPLLKAEADAAADHIRRVLPAALAKFPRVVLATHVPPFRDACWHDGEISDDEWLPHFTSKAMGDALIEIMHKHPTRELTVLCGHTHGRGEARPAPNILVLTGGAEYGSPAIERVFDFS
- a CDS encoding neutral/alkaline non-lysosomal ceramidase N-terminal domain-containing protein; this translates as MHARSLVLFAIFALAMTPHTLARAAESAGWKAGVAKIVITPERPMWMSGYSSRDHAAEGKLHDLWAKALVLEDAAGQRAVLVTLDLVGIDRLLSLSVRDALEKNYGLTKRQIAINCSHTHTGPVVSHNLRTMYSLDEQQSRLVDEYTAALEKKIIALVGEAIQNLAPAAISWGGGETSFAVNRRNNPEPDVPALIAEGKLKGPVDHQVPVLAVNDAGGKLKTVVFGYACHATALSFYQWTGDWPGFAMIDLEKEHLGTVAMFWAGCGADQNPLPRRTVELAEKYGHEMATAVDQVLAGEMTPIAGKLSESYAEIDLSFATLPTREELTAQAASNDKYQAARAKMLLAQIAAGKPLSPTYPYPVQVWRLGNGPVFVTLGGEVVVDYALRLEQEYPNERMWVAGYTNDVMAYIPSRRVLTEGGYEGAGAMVYYGLPTAWAPDVEEKIIREVHQQIGKP